Proteins encoded together in one Tissierellales bacterium window:
- the cbiE gene encoding precorrin-6y C5,15-methyltransferase (decarboxylating) subunit CbiE, with product MIIVAGVGPGDPKYMTLDVLDAIKNTPNVVAFNRVSESLVDIRKNYIKVSTVKEVLDCIEEYEEVLILASGDPCFYGILEYLKKKEIKIDKVLPGLSSFQYMMSKLNKSWHKAVFLSLHGREADLAKVQDKPLSIILTDNHNTPSSISERLGELGIKGKIYAGYDLSYEDELIIEKSIGEKIVDISSLAVVVVENEMG from the coding sequence ATGATAATAGTTGCTGGAGTAGGACCAGGGGATCCTAAGTATATGACCCTAGATGTATTAGATGCTATTAAGAATACGCCTAATGTAGTTGCATTTAATAGAGTATCAGAGTCTTTAGTAGATATTAGGAAGAATTATATAAAAGTGTCTACAGTAAAGGAAGTTTTAGATTGTATAGAAGAATATGAAGAAGTACTAATACTAGCATCAGGAGATCCTTGTTTCTATGGTATATTAGAATATCTTAAAAAGAAAGAAATAAAGATAGACAAAGTTTTACCAGGGCTTTCTTCTTTTCAATATATGATGAGTAAATTAAACAAAAGTTGGCATAAGGCAGTATTTTTGTCCCTCCATGGAAGGGAAGCAGATTTAGCAAAAGTTCAAGACAAGCCATTATCCATAATCCTTACAGATAACCACAATACTCCTTCTAGTATATCAGAAAGACTGGGCGAGCTAGGAATAAAAGGGAAAATATATGCAGGATATGATTTATCTTATGAAGATGAATTAATAATAGAAAAAAGTATTGGAGAAAAAATAGTGGATATATCTTCATTAGCAGTGGTGGTGGTTGAAAATGAAATGGGTTAA
- a CDS encoding cobyrinate a,c-diamide synthase, whose product MKMIMISGGNSGSGKTLVSIGLLRALRNKGLNICGYKTGPDFIDRQFLEIASGRRGGNLDFHLMGEEGVLNGIALGEGKYSIVEGAMGYFDGIYNTFENSSYDIARKLDINTILVYRPKGEMFSTIPKIKGMVDFKESKIKGLILNGIRKDLYPMYKEKIEKYIDIKVLGFVENNEELELDSQHLGLIQSGEIENIEEKLDRIASIVEENICINSLLELMKDIKLPSFKYRKKRDITVAIPLDKAFSFYYTENLQILEEICNVVYFSPLEDNVLPVCDLLYIGGGYPEIYKEELSNNLSMINSIKKHIEKGGFTYGEGGGLMYLMGEIEGAKMCGIFKGSSIMTDRLQRFGYVNIEIKEECLLGESGDILSGHEFHRSITNIEDKKLFNISKPKSKRTWECGYSYKNTLVGYPHIHFLGNKKALNNLLIKVEKGSGNFVY is encoded by the coding sequence ATGAAAATGATTATGATATCTGGGGGAAATAGTGGCAGTGGTAAAACTTTAGTATCAATTGGTCTTTTAAGGGCGTTAAGAAATAAAGGATTAAACATATGTGGATATAAAACAGGACCAGATTTTATAGATAGACAATTTTTAGAAATAGCTTCAGGAAGAAGAGGGGGAAATTTAGACTTTCACCTTATGGGGGAAGAAGGAGTCTTAAATGGAATTGCTTTAGGTGAAGGAAAATATAGTATAGTTGAAGGGGCTATGGGTTATTTTGATGGCATATACAATACTTTTGAAAACTCTAGTTATGATATAGCAAGAAAGTTAGATATAAATACTATATTAGTTTATAGACCAAAAGGAGAAATGTTTTCTACTATACCTAAGATAAAAGGAATGGTAGATTTTAAAGAGTCTAAAATAAAAGGATTAATATTAAATGGTATAAGAAAAGATTTGTACCCTATGTATAAAGAAAAAATTGAGAAATACATAGATATAAAAGTCCTAGGATTTGTAGAGAACAATGAAGAACTAGAATTAGATAGTCAACATTTAGGTCTTATTCAAAGTGGAGAAATAGAAAATATAGAAGAAAAGTTAGATAGGATAGCTTCTATAGTAGAAGAAAACATATGTATTAACAGTTTATTAGAACTTATGAAGGATATAAAATTACCTTCTTTTAAATACCGAAAAAAAAGAGATATTACTGTAGCTATTCCTTTGGACAAAGCTTTTTCATTTTACTATACAGAAAATCTACAAATATTAGAAGAAATTTGTAATGTAGTTTATTTCTCGCCATTAGAAGATAATGTTTTGCCGGTCTGTGACCTTTTATATATAGGAGGGGGATATCCTGAAATATATAAAGAAGAACTTAGTAATAATTTAAGTATGATAAACTCCATAAAAAAACATATAGAAAAGGGTGGCTTTACCTACGGTGAGGGAGGAGGCCTTATGTATCTAATGGGGGAAATAGAGGGTGCAAAAATGTGTGGAATATTTAAGGGTAGTAGTATTATGACAGATAGACTTCAACGATTTGGATATGTAAATATAGAAATTAAAGAAGAATGCCTTCTCGGTGAAAGTGGGGACATACTTTCAGGTCATGAATTCCATAGGTCTATAACTAATATTGAGGATAAAAAACTATTTAATATTTCTAAACCTAAAAGTAAAAGAACTTGGGAATGTGGATATTCTTACAAAAATACTTTAGTTGGCTATCCTCATATACACTTTCTAGGAAATAAAAAGGCTTTAAACAACCTTTTAATAAAAGTAGAGAAAGGGAGTGGAAACTTTGTATATTAA
- a CDS encoding histidinol-phosphate transaminase, which yields MEHGGDVFSYEKYYKGQIVDYSSNINPLGMPESLMKELEEYYSAIVSYPDIEYRKLKKSISKYLGCSRKNIVVGNGAVEIIDNFAQLFNRIIVFLPSFSEYEMRGEVHGKEVVKINLTKDFKIPIEKLKLTIRKGDLIFIGNPNNPTGLRLLEKELLDIYKVAREGQGFLFLDEAFFEFCPKDYDSIEIFKKYDYESVAIIRAATKFFALPGLRLGYGCTSLDIVEEYNEIKLPWSINAMADGAGRYIFNCKDYIKKSKDYIDSERKFLLNSLLEIEEFKVFPTDTNYILIKLLKWDEEFVFQHMLERGFLIRKCSSFEGLDGSYIRIAIKNRENNEKLLKAFKELER from the coding sequence AAGAGTTAGAGGAATATTATTCCGCTATAGTAAGCTATCCAGATATAGAATATAGAAAGTTAAAGAAAAGTATATCAAAGTATCTAGGTTGCAGCAGAAAAAATATAGTTGTAGGTAATGGTGCAGTAGAAATAATAGACAATTTTGCTCAATTATTTAATAGAATAATTGTGTTTTTACCATCATTCTCCGAATATGAAATGAGAGGAGAAGTTCATGGAAAAGAAGTAGTTAAAATAAACCTTACAAAAGATTTTAAAATACCAATAGAAAAATTAAAATTAACAATACGAAAAGGCGATTTAATATTTATAGGCAACCCTAATAATCCAACAGGTCTTAGACTTTTAGAAAAAGAGTTATTAGATATATATAAAGTAGCTAGAGAAGGGCAAGGATTTTTATTTTTAGATGAAGCATTCTTTGAATTTTGTCCTAAAGATTATGATAGTATAGAAATATTTAAAAAATATGATTATGAAAGTGTGGCAATAATTAGAGCAGCAACTAAATTCTTTGCATTACCAGGATTAAGATTAGGTTATGGATGTACTTCATTAGATATAGTAGAAGAATACAATGAAATAAAACTACCCTGGAGTATAAATGCAATGGCAGATGGTGCAGGAAGATATATATTTAATTGTAAGGATTATATAAAAAAAAGTAAGGATTATATAGATAGTGAAAGAAAGTTTTTATTAAATAGTCTATTAGAAATAGAAGAATTTAAAGTTTTTCCTACAGATACAAATTATATTTTAATTAAACTCTTAAAATGGGATGAAGAATTTGTGTTTCAACATATGTTGGAAAGAGGATTTCTTATTAGAAAATGTTCTAGTTTTGAAGGCTTAGACGGTAGTTATATTAGAATAGCAATAAAGAATAGGGAAAATAATGAAAAATTGTTGAAGGCCTTTAAGGAGTTGGAAAGATAA
- the cbiD gene encoding cobalt-precorrin-5B (C(1))-methyltransferase CbiD codes for MEDMYIIKEGRKLRCGYTTGSCATAAAKAAALILKNREKVNFVEIDTPAEIKLKLEITNIKREENSVSCCVIKDGGDDPDVTDGMEICAKVSERNDGVINIDGGKGIGRIKRKGLFGEIGEAAINLVPRKMIEKELKKVSTRGYDVIVYAPLGKDIAEKTYNKRIGIEDGISIIGTKGIVYPMSEDALKKTIYMEIDNIIETYGKEHIILVLGNYGEKIADKLNLKGEKVKISNFIGDSLLYIHNKGFKSITLIGHIGKFSKLSLGVFNTHSKICDGRMEAFVYYLAFRGAPLKLLDKVNNCLTAEEAINLCIEEGYETVVKDMEKGCEKRIQRYLKDENFPVKVLIYSMEKGVFL; via the coding sequence ATGGAAGATATGTATATTATTAAAGAAGGTAGGAAATTAAGATGTGGTTATACAACAGGAAGTTGTGCTACTGCAGCAGCAAAAGCAGCTGCTTTAATATTAAAAAATAGAGAGAAGGTAAATTTTGTAGAAATAGATACTCCAGCAGAAATTAAATTAAAATTAGAAATTACTAATATAAAAAGAGAAGAAAATTCAGTATCTTGTTGTGTTATAAAAGACGGTGGAGATGATCCAGATGTAACAGATGGTATGGAAATATGTGCTAAGGTTAGTGAGCGAAACGATGGTGTAATTAATATAGATGGAGGAAAAGGGATCGGTAGAATAAAGAGAAAAGGTCTCTTTGGAGAAATAGGAGAAGCAGCTATAAATTTAGTACCTAGAAAAATGATTGAAAAAGAATTAAAAAAAGTTTCGACTAGAGGATATGATGTTATAGTATATGCACCTTTAGGAAAGGATATAGCTGAAAAAACTTATAATAAGAGAATAGGAATAGAAGATGGAATATCAATAATTGGAACTAAAGGCATAGTTTATCCTATGTCGGAGGATGCTCTTAAAAAAACTATATACATGGAAATAGATAATATTATTGAAACCTATGGAAAAGAGCATATAATATTAGTTCTTGGGAATTATGGGGAAAAAATAGCAGATAAGTTGAATCTTAAAGGGGAAAAGGTGAAAATTTCTAATTTTATAGGTGATTCTTTATTATATATCCATAATAAAGGGTTTAAATCCATAACATTAATAGGTCATATTGGAAAGTTTTCAAAACTATCTTTAGGAGTATTTAATACTCATAGTAAAATATGTGATGGAAGAATGGAGGCTTTCGTATATTATTTAGCTTTTAGAGGGGCCCCTTTAAAGCTTTTAGATAAAGTAAATAACTGTTTAACAGCAGAAGAAGCAATAAATTTATGCATAGAAGAAGGTTATGAAACTGTTGTAAAGGATATGGAAAAAGGCTGTGAAAAACGAATTCAAAGGTATTTAAAAGATGAAAACTTTCCTGTAAAGGTATTAATATATTCTATGGAGAAAGGAGTTTTCCTATGA
- a CDS encoding precorrin-8X methylmutase, translating into METLYIKNPNKIENKSMEIIDEVMNDISYTEEEKIIVKRMIHTTGDFDYKNIIEFKNDFVTKAKEGIKEGKILYTDTRMAFSGINRKALKKASLELQCLVSDDKTWEMSKEKKTTRSAVAIDLAVSMGIDIFVIGNAPTALFRLCELIGEGKVNPKFIIGVPVGFVGAAESKELLRTVDVPSITTVGTKGGSNVAASIVNALLYMVVGR; encoded by the coding sequence GTGGAAACTTTGTATATTAAAAATCCTAATAAAATAGAAAATAAGAGTATGGAAATAATAGATGAAGTAATGAATGATATAAGTTATACTGAAGAAGAAAAAATAATAGTAAAAAGAATGATACACACAACAGGAGACTTTGATTATAAAAATATTATAGAATTTAAAAATGATTTTGTAACTAAGGCTAAAGAAGGAATAAAAGAAGGAAAAATATTATATACAGATACAAGAATGGCTTTTTCAGGTATTAATAGGAAAGCTTTGAAAAAAGCCTCTTTAGAGCTTCAATGTTTAGTAAGTGATGATAAAACTTGGGAGATGTCAAAAGAAAAAAAGACTACTAGATCAGCAGTAGCCATAGATTTAGCCGTATCTATGGGTATAGATATCTTTGTTATAGGCAATGCCCCAACAGCTCTTTTTAGATTATGTGAATTAATAGGGGAGGGAAAAGTTAATCCTAAATTTATTATAGGTGTGCCAGTAGGTTTTGTAGGGGCAGCAGAGTCAAAGGAACTATTAAGAACTGTAGATGTACCATCTATAACTACAGTAGGTACAAAAGGTGGAAGTAACGTAGCAGCTTCAATAGTGAATGCTCTTTTATATATGGTGGTTGGTAGATAA